The following are from one region of the Luteimonas sp. MC1572 genome:
- a CDS encoding response regulator, with product MDASHDIRHLASGALRVMVVDGSRLVRKLIGDVLRSELVDVDVVACGNLAEARAALDAAPIDLATTSLVLPDGDGQQLAELVRTAAGQRYVPVIVVSGNAQTHLEGRHFSDDITDYFDKSHGHHALAEFIRGYVQPQPIPGARVLYVEDSRTVALATSRMLKAQQMEVVHVVSAEAAIDWLRERHDAGEGPGADLVLTDVYLKGELSGHDVVHAIRGELGWSKRKLPVLVMTGDANPDNQTALLRDGANDLVLKPIEERLLVTKALFQLRLARTPESTVFGG from the coding sequence ATGGACGCTTCGCACGACATCCGCCATCTCGCCAGCGGCGCCCTGCGCGTGATGGTGGTGGATGGTTCCAGGCTGGTGCGCAAGCTGATCGGCGACGTGCTGCGCAGCGAACTGGTCGACGTGGACGTGGTGGCCTGCGGCAATCTCGCCGAGGCGCGCGCCGCGCTGGACGCGGCGCCGATCGACCTCGCCACGACCTCCCTGGTGCTCCCCGACGGTGACGGCCAGCAGCTGGCCGAGCTCGTGCGCACCGCCGCGGGACAGCGCTACGTGCCGGTGATCGTGGTCTCCGGCAACGCCCAGACGCATCTCGAGGGGCGGCATTTCAGCGATGACATCACCGACTATTTCGACAAGTCGCACGGCCACCACGCGCTGGCGGAGTTCATCCGCGGCTACGTGCAGCCGCAGCCGATCCCGGGCGCGCGCGTGCTCTACGTCGAGGACAGCCGCACCGTGGCGCTGGCCACCTCGCGCATGCTCAAGGCGCAGCAGATGGAGGTCGTGCATGTGGTGAGCGCCGAGGCCGCGATCGACTGGTTGCGCGAGCGCCACGATGCCGGCGAAGGCCCGGGCGCCGACCTCGTGCTCACCGACGTCTATCTCAAGGGCGAGCTGAGCGGGCATGACGTGGTGCATGCGATCCGCGGCGAGCTCGGCTGGTCCAAGCGCAAGCTGCCGGTGCTGGTGATGACCGGCGATGCCAATCCCGACAACCAGACCGCCTTGCTTCGCGACGGCGCCAACGACCTGGTGCTCAAGCCCATCGAGGAGCGCCTGCTGGTGACCAAGGCCCTGTTCCAGCTGCGCCTGGCGCGTACGCCGGAATCCACGGTGTTCGGCGGATGA
- the ftsX gene encoding permease-like cell division protein FtsX, translating into MNEPLARPRPERARSRLGTWSDHHAYSFVASLGRIFRRPWSTALTIGVMAVALALPLGLWLVLGNVERFAGDVQQSRQLSVFLKQDLAADAVAALADALRGRADIGEVAHRTPEQGLEELRARGGLGQAIDALGENPLPHVLVVTPTGDEALLADSLRTLPEADLVQHDAGWRQRLDGWLRFGGRVAWVLAALLGAGALLVVGNTVRLDIQSRRDELGVLQLLGASDGFIRRPFLYLGAWYGLAAGALALALLTAAGAALRLPLADLAASYGSGFGLVGFTPRQVLVVLVGTTALGWLGAGAVTGHFLRQTRPTDT; encoded by the coding sequence ATGAATGAGCCGCTCGCCAGGCCAAGGCCGGAGCGCGCGCGGTCGCGACTCGGCACCTGGTCCGACCACCATGCCTACAGCTTCGTCGCAAGCCTGGGCCGCATCTTCCGCCGACCCTGGTCGACCGCACTCACCATCGGCGTGATGGCGGTGGCGCTGGCCCTGCCGCTGGGGCTGTGGCTGGTGCTGGGCAACGTCGAGCGCTTCGCCGGCGACGTGCAGCAGTCGCGCCAGCTCAGTGTCTTCCTGAAGCAGGACCTGGCGGCCGACGCGGTCGCGGCGCTGGCCGATGCGCTGCGCGGGCGCGCCGACATCGGCGAAGTTGCGCATCGCACGCCGGAACAGGGCCTCGAAGAGCTGCGCGCGCGCGGTGGCCTGGGCCAGGCGATCGACGCGCTCGGCGAAAACCCGCTGCCGCACGTATTGGTGGTGACGCCCACGGGCGACGAGGCCCTGCTTGCCGACTCGCTGCGCACCCTGCCCGAGGCCGACCTGGTGCAGCACGATGCCGGCTGGCGCCAGCGCCTGGACGGCTGGCTGCGCTTCGGTGGCCGCGTGGCCTGGGTGCTGGCCGCCCTGCTGGGCGCGGGCGCGCTGCTGGTGGTCGGCAACACCGTGCGCCTCGACATCCAGTCACGACGCGACGAGCTCGGCGTTCTGCAGCTGCTGGGCGCCAGCGACGGCTTCATCCGCCGCCCCTTCCTGTACCTCGGTGCGTGGTACGGCCTGGCCGCCGGCGCGCTTGCGTTGGCGCTGCTGACAGCGGCCGGCGCCGCGCTCCGCCTGCCGCTGGCCGACCTGGCGGCGAGCTACGGCAGCGGCTTCGGGCTGGTCGGCTTCACTCCGCGCCAGGTGCTGGTGGTGCTGGTCGGCACGACCGCGCTCGGCTGGCTTGGCGCGGGCGCCGTCACCGGCCACTTCCTGCGCCAGACGCGGCCCACCGACACCTGA
- the ftsE gene encoding cell division ATP-binding protein FtsE has translation MPVLRFDSVSKQYPGGHVALEDVSFAVDAGEMLFVTGHSGAGKSTLLRLIHLSERPSRGAVVFGDRNLLKVRGGRVALHRREVGVVYQDHRLLGDRSVYDNIALPLVLRGMRRGDIGRRVRSVLERLGLGARGSALPGQLSAGEQQRVGIARAMVAEPRLLVADEPTGNLDPTLAAEIMELFASLPERGTSVLVASHDLGLVKRMKKRVLVLDHGRLADDISPEDLADE, from the coding sequence ATGCCCGTCCTGCGCTTCGACAGCGTCAGCAAGCAATACCCCGGTGGGCACGTCGCGCTCGAGGACGTGAGCTTCGCCGTGGACGCAGGCGAGATGCTGTTCGTCACCGGCCATTCGGGCGCCGGCAAGAGCACCCTGCTGCGCCTGATCCATCTCTCCGAGCGGCCCAGCCGAGGCGCGGTGGTGTTCGGCGATCGCAACCTGCTCAAGGTGCGCGGCGGCCGGGTGGCCCTGCACCGGCGCGAGGTCGGCGTGGTCTACCAGGACCACCGCCTGCTGGGCGACCGCAGCGTGTACGACAACATCGCCCTGCCGCTGGTGCTGCGCGGCATGCGCCGCGGCGACATCGGCCGGCGCGTGCGTTCGGTGCTGGAGCGCCTCGGCCTGGGCGCGCGCGGCAGTGCGCTTCCCGGCCAGCTGTCGGCCGGCGAGCAGCAGCGCGTCGGCATCGCGCGTGCCATGGTGGCCGAGCCGCGCCTGCTGGTGGCCGACGAGCCCACCGGCAATCTCGACCCCACCCTGGCTGCGGAAATCATGGAGCTGTTCGCGTCGTTGCCCGAGCGCGGCACCAGCGTGCTGGTCGCCAGCCACGACCTCGGCCTGGTCAAGCGCATGAAGAAGCGCGTGCTGGTGCTCGACCATGGCCGTCTGGCCGACGACATCTCGCCGGAGGACCTGGCCGATGAATGA
- the rhlB gene encoding ATP-dependent RNA helicase RhlB: MSDKPLTDLTFSSFDLHPSLLAGLETAGFTRLTPIQALTLPVALPGGDVAGQAQTGTGKTLAFLVAVMNRLLTRPALADRKPEDPRALILAPTRELAIQIHKDALKFGPEMGLKFALVYGGVDYDKQRQILQEGVDVIIATPGRLIDYVKQHKVVSLHACEVCVLDEADRMFDLGFIKDIRFLLRRMPVRTERQTLLFSATLSHRVLELAYEHMNEPQKLVVESEFITAAQVRQKLYYPSDEEKLPLLLGLLSRSEGARTMVFVNTKAFVERVARSLERAGYRVGVLSGDVPQKKRESLLKKFQAGQLEILVATDVAARGLHIDGVKYVYNYDLPFDAEDYVHRIGRTARLGEEGDAISFACERYAIGLPDIEAFIEQKIPSEPVTVELMTPVPRKPREGVELVPEEGESVSEIFREAREQRAAEDARRGGGRSGGPGSAGAGRGRGGPRADGERGPRPPRPPRAAPAAATVDASATGTAQVAVATPAAVEAAAPVVAAVASGVPAAEGERAPRKRRRRRGGRRVEGADSAEGAAEQGGQAQAQPPAHAGAGAKQAPRAPRAKPESQPHAARPQPTAAEPASLLGRIGLGLKKLVTRAPRSQH; encoded by the coding sequence ATGTCCGACAAGCCACTTACCGACCTCACCTTCTCCTCCTTCGACCTGCACCCGTCGCTGCTTGCCGGCCTCGAGACCGCGGGCTTCACGCGCCTCACGCCGATCCAGGCGCTGACCCTTCCGGTCGCGCTGCCCGGGGGCGACGTCGCCGGCCAGGCCCAGACCGGCACGGGCAAGACCCTCGCCTTCCTGGTGGCGGTGATGAACCGCCTGCTGACGCGGCCGGCGCTCGCCGACCGCAAGCCGGAGGACCCGCGCGCGCTGATCCTGGCGCCGACCCGCGAGCTGGCCATCCAGATCCACAAGGACGCGCTCAAGTTCGGTCCCGAGATGGGGCTGAAGTTCGCGCTGGTCTACGGCGGCGTCGACTACGACAAGCAGCGCCAGATCCTGCAGGAGGGCGTGGACGTCATCATCGCCACCCCCGGCCGGCTGATCGACTACGTCAAGCAGCACAAGGTGGTGTCGTTGCACGCCTGCGAGGTCTGCGTGCTGGACGAGGCCGACCGCATGTTCGACCTCGGCTTCATCAAGGACATCCGCTTCCTGCTGCGCCGCATGCCGGTGCGCACCGAGCGCCAGACCCTGCTGTTCTCGGCCACGCTCAGCCACCGCGTGCTGGAGCTGGCCTACGAGCACATGAACGAGCCGCAGAAGCTGGTCGTGGAGTCGGAGTTCATCACCGCCGCGCAGGTGCGCCAGAAGCTCTACTACCCGTCCGACGAAGAGAAGCTGCCGCTGCTGCTGGGCCTGCTGTCGCGCTCGGAAGGCGCGCGCACCATGGTGTTCGTCAACACCAAGGCGTTCGTGGAGCGCGTCGCGCGCTCGCTGGAGCGTGCCGGCTACCGCGTCGGCGTGCTGTCCGGCGACGTGCCGCAGAAGAAGCGCGAGAGCCTGCTGAAGAAGTTCCAGGCCGGCCAGCTCGAGATCCTGGTCGCCACCGATGTCGCCGCCCGCGGCCTGCACATCGACGGCGTGAAGTACGTCTACAACTACGACCTGCCGTTCGATGCCGAGGACTACGTGCACCGCATCGGCCGCACCGCGCGCCTGGGCGAGGAGGGCGACGCGATCAGCTTCGCCTGCGAGCGCTATGCGATCGGCCTGCCGGACATCGAGGCCTTCATCGAACAAAAGATCCCGTCGGAGCCCGTGACCGTCGAGCTGATGACGCCGGTGCCGCGCAAGCCGCGCGAAGGCGTGGAGCTGGTGCCCGAGGAAGGTGAAAGCGTCAGCGAGATCTTCCGCGAGGCGCGCGAGCAGCGTGCCGCCGAGGATGCGCGACGTGGCGGTGGCCGCAGTGGTGGTCCCGGATCCGCTGGTGCGGGACGCGGCCGTGGTGGCCCGCGTGCCGACGGCGAGCGCGGGCCGCGCCCGCCGCGTCCGCCGCGCGCCGCGCCTGCAGCGGCGACCGTTGACGCTTCCGCGACGGGCACGGCCCAGGTCGCCGTGGCAACGCCCGCCGCGGTCGAAGCCGCCGCACCGGTCGTAGCCGCGGTTGCATCCGGTGTGCCAGCGGCCGAAGGCGAGCGCGCGCCGCGCAAGCGTCGTCGCCGCCGTGGCGGCCGTCGGGTCGAAGGTGCCGACAGTGCCGAGGGCGCTGCGGAGCAGGGTGGCCAGGCGCAGGCCCAGCCGCCGGCCCATGCTGGCGCCGGCGCGAAGCAGGCGCCTCGTGCGCCGCGCGCGAAGCCGGAGTCGCAGCCGCATGCCGCGCGTCCGCAGCCCACCGCGGCGGAGCCGGCATCGCTGTTGGGTCGCATCGGCCTTGGCCTGAAGAAGCTGGTCACGCGCGCGCCGCGCTCGCAGCACTGA
- the trxA gene encoding thioredoxin, with protein MSDHVIHASDADFDATVLASAEPVLVDFWAPWCGPCKMIAPALDELADTYAGRAKVVKIDIDQNRATAMKYHVRSIPMLLLFKGGQVQDTQIGAVGKPQLAQMIEKAL; from the coding sequence GTGAGCGACCACGTCATCCATGCCAGCGACGCCGATTTCGACGCCACCGTCCTCGCCTCCGCCGAGCCGGTGCTGGTCGACTTCTGGGCGCCCTGGTGCGGCCCATGCAAGATGATCGCCCCGGCGCTCGACGAGCTGGCCGATACCTATGCGGGCCGGGCGAAGGTCGTGAAGATCGACATCGACCAGAACCGCGCCACGGCCATGAAGTACCACGTGCGCTCCATCCCCATGCTGCTGCTGTTCAAGGGCGGCCAGGTGCAGGACACGCAGATCGGCGCGGTCGGCAAGCCGCAGCTCGCGCAGATGATCGAAAAGGCACTCTGA
- the rho gene encoding transcription termination factor Rho — MSDTPSDSGDSAVKRVRKPRVVKATAADSPSSDTSAPQAAPRAEAPLQATGVSQPSLPMPPPAPAPAPPQPASTEGAHGRHGGQNQGQGQQNQNQNQNQGQGQGQGGQGGGHDDDDQGSDGGSRQQHGGQHGQGQGQGNRRDRNRNRRDRPRQRDDGLPQDNGNDQANRLPPPNMPEGFPQYSLSDLKRMPAQKLLDIAEQLNIHEGVARARKQDVIFALLKVLTRHGEGVVADGVLEILPDGFGFLRAAEASYLAGPDDTYISPSQIRRFNLRTGDHLSGRIRWPKDGERYFALNVVDTINGEPLEASKNKVLFENLTPLFPRKKFKLERGDGSSEDIAGRILDLMAPQGKGQRALIVSPPKAGKTMMMQQIASAITYNHPDVHMIVLLIDERPEEVTEMQRSVRGEVISSTFDEPAARHVQVAEMVIERAKRLVEHKKDVVILLDSITRLARAYNNVVPSSGKVLTGGVDANALHRPKRFFGAARNVEEGGSLTIIATALVDTGSAMDKVIYEEFKGTGNSEVHLDRRITEKRVYPAINVNQSGTRREDYLIEPELLQKIWILRKLLHPMDEIAAMEFLLDKMKTTKSNDEFFSSMKR, encoded by the coding sequence TTGTCCGACACTCCATCCGATTCCGGCGACAGCGCCGTGAAGCGCGTGCGCAAGCCGCGCGTCGTCAAGGCCACGGCCGCCGACTCCCCCTCTTCCGATACGTCCGCGCCGCAGGCTGCACCGCGCGCCGAGGCGCCGCTCCAGGCGACCGGCGTCAGCCAGCCGTCGCTGCCCATGCCGCCACCGGCACCAGCGCCCGCACCACCGCAGCCCGCCAGCACTGAAGGCGCTCACGGCCGGCATGGCGGACAAAACCAGGGTCAGGGCCAGCAGAACCAGAACCAGAACCAGAACCAGGGCCAGGGACAGGGCCAGGGCGGCCAGGGCGGCGGTCATGACGACGACGACCAGGGCTCCGACGGCGGAAGCCGCCAGCAGCATGGCGGCCAGCACGGGCAGGGCCAGGGCCAGGGCAACCGGCGCGACCGCAACCGCAACCGCCGCGACCGGCCGCGCCAGCGTGATGACGGGCTGCCCCAGGACAACGGCAACGACCAGGCCAACCGCCTGCCGCCGCCGAACATGCCGGAAGGCTTCCCGCAGTACTCGCTCTCCGACCTCAAGCGCATGCCGGCGCAGAAGCTGCTCGACATCGCCGAGCAGCTGAACATCCACGAAGGCGTGGCGCGCGCGCGCAAGCAGGACGTGATCTTCGCCCTGCTGAAGGTGCTGACCCGCCACGGCGAAGGCGTCGTCGCCGACGGCGTACTGGAAATCCTGCCCGACGGCTTCGGCTTCCTGCGCGCGGCCGAGGCGAGCTACCTCGCCGGCCCGGACGACACCTATATCTCGCCCAGCCAGATCCGCCGCTTCAACCTGCGTACCGGAGACCATCTGAGTGGCCGCATCCGCTGGCCCAAGGACGGCGAACGCTACTTCGCGCTGAACGTGGTCGACACCATCAACGGCGAGCCGCTGGAAGCGTCGAAGAACAAGGTGCTGTTCGAGAACCTGACGCCGCTGTTCCCGCGCAAGAAGTTCAAGCTCGAGCGCGGCGATGGCAGCAGCGAGGACATCGCCGGCCGCATCCTCGACCTTATGGCCCCGCAGGGCAAGGGCCAGCGCGCGCTGATCGTGTCGCCGCCGAAGGCCGGCAAGACGATGATGATGCAGCAGATCGCCAGCGCCATCACCTACAACCATCCCGACGTGCACATGATCGTGCTGCTCATCGACGAGCGGCCCGAGGAAGTGACCGAGATGCAGCGCAGCGTGCGCGGCGAAGTGATCAGCTCGACGTTCGACGAGCCGGCCGCGCGCCACGTGCAGGTCGCCGAGATGGTGATCGAGCGCGCCAAGCGCCTGGTCGAGCACAAGAAGGACGTGGTGATCCTGCTCGACTCGATCACCCGCCTGGCGCGCGCGTACAACAACGTGGTGCCCAGCTCGGGCAAGGTGCTCACCGGCGGCGTCGACGCCAACGCCCTGCACCGCCCGAAGCGCTTCTTCGGCGCCGCGCGCAACGTCGAGGAAGGCGGCTCGCTCACCATCATCGCCACCGCGCTGGTCGACACCGGCAGCGCGATGGACAAGGTGATCTACGAGGAGTTCAAGGGCACCGGCAACTCCGAAGTGCACCTCGACCGCCGCATCACCGAGAAGCGCGTCTACCCGGCGATCAACGTCAACCAGTCCGGCACGCGCCGCGAGGACTACCTCATCGAGCCCGAGCTGCTGCAGAAGATCTGGATCCTGCGCAAGCTGCTGCACCCGATGGACGAGATCGCGGCAATGGAGTTCCTGCTCGACAAGATGAAGACCACCAAGTCCAACGACGAGTTCTTCTCTTCGATGAAGCGCTGA
- a CDS encoding choice-of-anchor V domain-containing protein, with translation MSKGLFRASIVAAILLAWSTAADASRFGRDGFSGNPGTNNGATCTACHAPGAALPTVTISGPQTLDANTIAEYTVTIAGGPGVTGGVGVSSSRAAGSFEAVGSDVHVVGTELSHTQPKAFAAGAVSFSFRWRAPAWNGPITLYAAGNSSNGQLSLLGDGIGTRQLTVTVQNGSAEPPPPQPPPPAAASLAIFATGLSQPVVITHAGDARLFVAEQPGRIRVIDNGVVLPTPFLDITARVDDAGNEQGLLGLAFHPDYASNGYFYVNYIFDPPASTLDRTRISRFTVGANANVADPASEVVLMEFEQPYSNHNGGDLQFGPDGYLYIASGDGGSGGDPQNNAQNPGRPLGKLLRIDVDGGGGAPDCNLVAANHYGIPPGNAYTDGDGGAGCDEIFALGLRNPWRIAFDAVTGNLWIADVGQSAREEINFVPAGTAAGLNFGWRCYEGDQPYNTAGCNGAYFAPLVTTSHSAGNCSITGGRVYRGGASPALAGRYFFTDYCNTAIRTVTFVNGLPVVESPIPAGAVGQPVAFGEDVFGELYVASLTGTVYRIVGAGDTPPSQVTTLSNQCLHAPGTGLAGGTKIGAWPCNGSAAQRWVLRADGSLLNPASGGCVDVPNGDTRPGAVQLRLSACNGQAAQRFATTAANELRGVGGLCMDQSRKVRRRVQMYTCDGSDHQVWFFAPSPARAAR, from the coding sequence ATGTCCAAGGGACTGTTCCGCGCTTCCATCGTCGCCGCCATCCTGCTCGCCTGGAGTACCGCCGCAGACGCCAGCCGGTTCGGCCGCGACGGCTTCTCCGGCAACCCCGGCACCAACAACGGCGCCACCTGCACCGCCTGCCATGCCCCCGGCGCAGCACTGCCCACGGTCACGATCAGCGGCCCGCAGACCCTGGATGCCAACACGATCGCCGAGTACACGGTGACCATCGCAGGCGGCCCCGGCGTCACCGGTGGTGTCGGCGTGTCGTCCTCGCGTGCCGCCGGCAGCTTCGAGGCGGTCGGCAGCGACGTGCATGTGGTCGGTACCGAGCTCTCGCATACCCAACCGAAGGCCTTCGCCGCGGGCGCGGTGAGCTTCAGTTTCCGCTGGCGCGCGCCGGCCTGGAACGGCCCCATCACCCTGTACGCCGCCGGCAACTCGAGCAACGGCCAGCTGAGCCTGCTCGGCGACGGCATCGGCACCAGACAACTCACCGTCACCGTGCAGAACGGCAGTGCCGAGCCGCCACCGCCGCAGCCCCCGCCGCCGGCGGCCGCCTCGCTTGCGATCTTCGCCACCGGCCTCTCGCAGCCGGTGGTGATCACCCACGCCGGCGACGCGCGGCTGTTCGTCGCCGAGCAGCCGGGCCGCATCCGCGTGATCGACAACGGAGTGGTGCTGCCCACGCCGTTCCTCGACATCACCGCGCGCGTCGATGACGCAGGCAACGAGCAGGGCCTGCTCGGCCTCGCCTTCCACCCGGACTACGCCAGCAACGGCTACTTCTACGTCAACTACATCTTCGACCCGCCGGCCAGCACCCTGGACCGCACGCGCATCTCGCGCTTCACGGTGGGCGCCAACGCCAACGTCGCCGACCCGGCCTCCGAAGTGGTGCTGATGGAGTTCGAGCAGCCCTACAGCAACCACAACGGCGGCGACCTGCAGTTCGGGCCCGACGGCTACCTGTACATCGCGTCCGGCGACGGCGGCAGCGGCGGCGATCCGCAGAACAACGCGCAGAACCCGGGTCGCCCGCTGGGCAAGCTGCTGCGCATCGACGTGGATGGCGGCGGCGGCGCGCCCGACTGCAACCTGGTGGCGGCCAACCACTACGGCATCCCGCCTGGCAACGCGTACACCGATGGCGATGGTGGTGCGGGCTGCGACGAGATCTTCGCCCTGGGCCTGCGCAACCCGTGGCGCATCGCCTTCGACGCGGTCACCGGCAACCTGTGGATCGCCGACGTCGGCCAGAGTGCGCGCGAGGAGATCAACTTCGTGCCGGCGGGCACCGCCGCGGGGCTGAACTTCGGCTGGCGCTGCTATGAGGGCGACCAGCCGTACAACACCGCCGGCTGCAACGGTGCCTACTTCGCGCCGCTGGTCACCACTTCACATTCGGCCGGCAACTGCTCGATCACCGGCGGGCGCGTGTATCGCGGCGGCGCGTCGCCGGCGCTCGCCGGGCGCTATTTCTTCACCGACTACTGCAACACCGCGATCCGCACCGTGACCTTCGTCAACGGCCTGCCGGTGGTGGAGAGCCCGATTCCGGCGGGCGCGGTTGGCCAGCCTGTCGCGTTCGGCGAGGACGTGTTCGGCGAGCTGTACGTCGCCAGCCTGACCGGCACGGTCTATCGCATCGTCGGCGCGGGCGACACGCCGCCGTCGCAGGTCACCACGCTCTCCAACCAGTGCCTGCATGCGCCCGGCACCGGCCTCGCGGGCGGCACGAAGATCGGCGCGTGGCCCTGCAACGGCAGCGCCGCGCAGCGCTGGGTGCTGCGCGCCGATGGGTCGCTGCTGAACCCGGCGTCCGGCGGCTGCGTGGACGTGCCCAACGGCGACACGCGCCCCGGCGCGGTGCAGCTGCGGCTCAGTGCCTGCAACGGTCAGGCGGCGCAGCGCTTCGCCACGACCGCCGCGAACGAACTGCGTGGCGTCGGCGGCCTGTGCATGGACCAGTCACGCAAGGTGCGCCGCCGCGTGCAGATGTACACCTGCGACGGCAGCGACCACCAGGTCTGGTTCTTCGCACCTTCGCCGGCGCGCGCCGCGCGCTGA